The Platichthys flesus chromosome 5, fPlaFle2.1, whole genome shotgun sequence genome contains the following window.
ATAAACTTGTTCTCCTCAACGACTTAGAGATGAAAGAACTCCAATATactgtcaaataaaagaaagtaacatgtttacatgtaaTTAATGACAAGACAAGCAGAGAGCACATTTGAAATTTAACTcgacaaacacagataaaactGAACGTGACAACAGGGTCATTGAGTAAACACAGAACATGCAACTACCTGTTTTACATCTGgttcagcaggaaaaaaaaaagggttgaaAACGCAGAAGTTGAGTCATTCTAGATATTTCATGGCAACAAGGTTCCTTTTCTGTTCTTACAGaggtaaaacaaaaatacaaacgaTTTGGAGGCCTGCTgtaaatgcatttaaaagaaTACAGCTGCAGGAAAAACGTCTTGTAAAACTCAGAGGGACGTTTTAGTTGCAACACAAGAAAAGGGTTTCTGCAAAAAACCTAAATATGTACAGCACTTGTAGACACAACATATCCTAAGCGTATCCTCTATAATTGAATTCTCACATCAGTCCCAGTACACTTATGAATGAACAGAATACGCTTCggattaaacagttttttttagcTGCCCGACAAGTACATGAAAATAAGGCATAAAAATTGCCAAAGCATTCGATTCCAAACCATCTGCTAACACCATATGAATTAGATCACTGGTGACACATCGGTGTTAAGTGTTGATTCCTCTCCATCATCAACTTGGAGTTCTCAGTTTTCATGCAAACAGGTGTCCCCAACGTCTGGCTGCTCAGAACCCACTCACTCCTCACAGCCACTAATGGACGGTTCAGTCTCTGGTTGCACCAAAGCAAAAATATCTGCTGATAAAGTCCATCTGTTGCAGCAAACTCACGGTTATCCATCCGGACTCAAAGCCCACCCCCGGGCTTTTGTATAAATCCTGGTAGCTTTATTTTCACTCTAATGCGCAGAACAGACGTTAGAGACCAGGTGCGGAGGCTTCAAACTGAAGCTTAAGCTcttatttttcctcttctggTGTCCACGAGCAGAATATGAATCAGTCCATGTAGTCAAAGTCCTCAGGGATCCCGAAGGCTTTATTGATGCGGCTGTCATCAAAGGAAAACTTCTTCTTGGTCCACGACTTGATGGCAAAGACATTATCTGAAAACCAAAATCACACTTCATGAGTTGAGATACAGTGACAGGGCTGCCCATCAGGATATATAGAGTGCGGCAGCAAAATGAGCCTGGGATTATGAGAGCTTCACTCTGATCTCAAGTTCTTTCAGTCTAcgaatctaaaaaaaaaaagcccagaaaaatgtgtgtgtggctcagatACATTGAGAACCATTCATCCAATCACCTAAAAAGGAATAAGGAACTGCAGACTGTGGAATGTGCTGCGACTTGGACACACGCTATGTTCAATATTGATAAACTTTAAATGCACAGGTCTATGTACTGAGcacttcactgaactttgaataaacaggtgaatagctctttgtgcagctgtgGCGGAGCAGAAAGCTGCAAACAGCCCCGttgcaaacaggcaggtttagaatagACAATGCACAAATACCGACTAATGAAAGCATTTTAAACAGCAGTCAGCATTTCCATTCAACTGTGGGTCAAACGCTCTCTGTTGACTTGTGATGAAAGCAGGTGATTTGGAATACATTATCTCTTGATCTAATGATTCATGGTGGTGAATTTACCTTGAGAATCTAATGTGAGAATTTATCTTTGCAAAGCACAGTAAAAAGctagaaacacacatttatattcgGAGTGATCTGGATTCACAAATCAACTTTGTAGCCGATTATAAAACATTGAGAGTTATCTATCTACAATGTAGTAGTGATGGTGAACAGCGGAGCTATGCAAGATGACTCTGTGCATCCATTTTACATCCATCTATGACTTTTACGTATTTGAGTCATGTTGATCACTGTGTGCTTTCATACTGCATTCCTATTGGCTAATGGCTCTGTGTCCATGGCTATCTTTGGTCACAAGACTGTGACAGATGTCTTcaatcctctcctcctctcaggagCATGGTTTTAAAGATATCGCCTAGTTTCTTTCGTGTATGTCTTCTTCTGTCTATAACAGCACAGCTTGTACCCGTCATAACTCTTGCCTGCTCACTGTACATCAATTGTTAAGTGAGCTTATATAATTTAAGTGAAATGATTTATTATGTCTGGGCTTCTATGTAAGCACTTGTCAATGTTTAGATGTCTGTCAGTTTCACGAGGCTACACAGCACAACTTCTACAGAACCAGTTGCAGCCCTCGGTGACTGAACTCACCTAACAGGATTGTTAAAGGCCTGCAGGGGTTTGCTGCGCCCTGCTCTATAAGACAAGTGTTCTAGTGAACAGAGATTACTGAAGCTACACAGTAAACACATTATTGTTTTATACATTAAAAAGGGCTCAAATAGATTAATCCACCACTTCTACCCATCCAAGTAAAGATGGTATTACAATGGTTCCAAGGAGAATGTAATCTACTAATGGTCATCCATGCATTTTCTTATAAAAATGTAGATCACAGCTGCAACATAATAAGTGACCATTACATATTGTAGTTTAAAAAAGCAGCCGTTGTTGCTGACAGTGCTGTGAGGAACCACCTCAGGCGGTTTCATTTTGTACTGTCCACCACAGATGAGGGAAGGAGAACTCAAGGCTGAGGTAGGTATGACTCACAGTCATTTAAATTTAGTATAATGCTATGTCAGTAAAGTCTAAATTTTCCAAGTCAGACTGAAAGCAGGACTTATGAAAAATGTTGAAAGAGCAGTGAAACACTGCAGGCCTGGCCGGTCCCCATGGTCCCCAAAGGTCAGCCGTCTCCATGGATACGATCGAGGTCAACTCACGAACACACAGAGAGCCTAAGTGCCGACGACCAGGAGGTGACAGGCCGGACACAAGTGCCCTCGCAACCTTCGTCAAGTAAGTAATCAATGGAATGAGCCAATCCACAGTCATTGTAAAGCTGAATATGTGCTGAAAAAAACCCAGGTGACAATGGCTGCTTTCAAAACAGATACTGCGAACGTGGTGCGGAGGAGGTGCACGACTGCACGTGTGAACGCAAACGTCCGAGAGAGAGGCAGGAACTCCTccgctgtgttgtgcaggtgtgaagcaaaaacagaaaactgtttTGACATATTAAGTCATTTCTTGAATAAATATAGTAAATCTTTGCTAGTTGAAGTCTCTCAAAGGGAAggggtttgtttgtctgtataaTAACAGTAATGAGTCACatgtcacattgtgttttttttacatttcaacgGTCATACTTCACCATTTAATAAACCAAAAAATGATGGTGATTTAACCAAACGTCTTTAACGGCTGTTCAACAGCATAAATCCCCCTGAAACCATCAAATTGAAAAACGACTTAAATTATTAATTCATATTCAGGAATAGTTTCCAATTATCTAACTGATTAAAAAAACTCATTTTTGTAGCTGGATTCCAGACTTCTTATACCTTTGTTTATGAATTTAAAACTAAAGATGGCTTACCTGTCCACCTGGAGACAGCCTCTTTCGCTGTGATATTTGACTTtcctgaaaaagaaagaacacaaatcaaattcaaCATTAATCCTTCAGGTAGTTTTTGCATCTCTCTGTAAAAAGATGTAATGAACAAGTCCTAAACAAAAGCAGGGAACTCCACTTAATTCATGCACATGGAATATTGTCTCTACCTTCAAGCAGTACTTAAAACATTTTGATGAGTCCATGATAACAATCCACAGGTGTTGATTTATCTGCtaggacaaaaaaacaaaaaatccaacTAAAATATCTGGTGCATTCATCACAGTTGCTGGAATGAGCCTGAACAGGTGGAGCTCCCACCACGCCTTCTCTATGtttattttagcttttaatGATTATGCCACAGTTAAAACAAAAGTTGATGTTCACGATTATAAACCCCAGCTCCTAGTGCGAGGGACTGAATGGAAGAATCTTAGACTCATGGACCTGGAGAAACTGTAATTACTGCCCTCACATACATGCCATGCATACAGCTTTGTTTTCTTCATGGTATCTTTTGCCCGCCCACAGCATCCCACTTGGGTGTTGCACAATTTGTCAAACATTTTTGCCTGACAAATCCAGCTTAGATCAAAAAATGTCATCTGTTCACTGTCGCTggcatttgtgttttcaatgGGGATTTTACTGAGAACACCTCGTACTGTGGGTGTGATCTAatgagataaaacacacactctaagTCCAATGcacaaatgtattcaaatttaGTTCAATACATTTACTTTAGTTTCTGAACAGACATTTGCTTTTCAGATGTTTCCCTGAGCCAATGCGCATCAGATCTGCACGAACAGGTCTGAGCGCGCCCATTGTGCAAGTTCAGTATAACCCCCTTCAGGTGCAGACATATCATAATGTCATGCACACTCTGTATAACTGCACAACGCTCTCATGATACAATCTGAGTTTCACtggaggaggggtgggtggTTAGGGGTTATCTGCAACAGCGCTGTGCGTGTGGTGTActtaaaaaaggagaaaacaaaacctgaAGGCAAGTGGAGACAGAGATAAATGcaaaagaaagaacaagagaaaataaaagaaagcctctcttttctctgcctcaTTAACTTCCGGGTTCATCTTTCTAATTTCGGTGCGTCTTTGAATAGCAAGCCGAGGCTGAGCATGAGAAAACGTTGCTGGAGCCTCCGATTTCAGTTAGAGGGGCAAGATCCAGAGAGAGTTGGAATGTCTTCTTTGACCGAGGCCTgggtaatacattttttttgattatgcaatatatttttgataaatgGCACAATAACAAAAGTGATATAATGATATCATCTTTGGTCATATCGCCCAGTTCTACTTTCACCTCCACCATTGATCAAATGTCAACAAATTCAGTTTACACAGTTGTCTTAATTAAACACCTGATGATATGAATTTAAAGAGAGTTGAACTGCTAATTAAattgatgtttttaaacatttttaatatccCTGTAATGAAGTATGTTACAAAAAATACTTAACTCTTTAAGGTCTGTATGCCTTGAACACAACGATTCATTTGCTTGTCGCATACTTGTTCAAGTGCAAAAAAAGACTAAACAATAAAACCAATAGGACAATGGGGATCTCTGGTTTCATTAGCACAAGTTATTATGAATCTGCAGTGGAGTGACAGTCAGCAGTTGAGTTGTGGTGTGATGTTGGaatggaaaaaaacagctgaagtgtgtgtgcacaccaAATGCAAATCTGATGCAACATTAGGAGCAGCAGGTAAACAAACCAGATGGTTTTAATGATACCTTAACTACACGTGTACATaaagtgacagacacacacccctcAGCTGAAACATTAACACTAAGCCATTAGGGATGCTTGTTAAATCGTTATTAGCTGTGTACAAACCATGCAACAGGTGCATCAGTCAGTAAAGAGGTCATTCTCAGTGAACTGTTTTTTGTCTTAAAAGCTTTTAACCTCATCTCTCAGGTCAGAGGTTACCAGGTTCATTCAACTGACATTAACACTGAAAATCTAGTGTTAAACCCAGAAGAGATAAAGATGTAAACTGTTGAGTGATCATTTATGATAAGTTCCCACTTTCTCGCTGACTTTTACCGTGAGAAAGTCTGACTCTGTTGCAGAgcaatacaaaaacaaatgattgtAAATGACACCAGGACCTCAGAATTGACTCCCTTTTGGTTGTTTGACACAAGATAACctgtatttaattgtatttgacAGCAGACTTATATTGACAAAAGGCCCAGAGGCATTTTTGTTCATTCGTACACAAGAATGTGGTCATACATGAAACTGTCAACATTTAACTTGAATTAAAGCTTCAATATGTGACCAATATAGTGTTGTTAATGTCTTATTTTGAGAGCTGCTGTTAAAAGCTCGAGTAAATCAGGCTCATAAAACCACCTGGCAGCAGCGAGGATATACTCTCATCTGAGTGAGCCTCGCCCttccgaccaatcagagcaggctaAAGTCAGGCGTTGTGACACATGGCACTCGTGAACACCCTTCTGGTGCACGCGGATGCACCGCAGGTGATGTGCAGGATGGAATGTGACCGAGCAGGGTGAGGGAGCTGTGAGAGGAGCATCGGATCGACTTAATCAATTTAAGCACTTAGATCAAGGTGCCTCCCATAATGCATTAGGATGCATTCAGACCATATACAGCATGTAGAGCTGCATGAACACCCAAGATAGCGTTGGGCCacacctgtgtctgtgtgtgtgagagagttggAGCTTTTGATTGGTGTCCAAGTTCGTTGCAGCCCTTTTGGTTTTAAAGGGAATTTCTAACACCAATTAAGCTATCTGTGTTTTGAATAGCTTAAAAAAAATAGGTGAAAAATGTTGATGTCTGCCAACTTTAtggagtttttattttatcacaacaaTATTTGCCAATTTCTAGGAGACTGGAATGGAACAAAAAAGCTTTCATGTTAAGTTTTAGTCATAAACTCCTCAGGTGCTTAGTTTCTTGGATGTTTCTCCATTGAATCTCAGTTTAAAAGATCATTCACTGGTTGCAAAACAGCACCATCTGCCTCTGTGAGCCTCTTGATGTCGGAACCCAGCGCTCCATCTATCTTTCAATTAGtctaatttcctttttattacAAAAGAAATGGTGCAAATTAAGAATGAGTGGCTGTCATCAGGAAGCAAATGCAGTTGAAGATATTGTTTGATGTTTCCAAACGTCTCTATTTCTGTCCAGACTACAAAGCAGCCTAGGAGTTTTAACCGTAACCCTAAAACGGGACAAGTGGCGTTTACAAACTTCTGTTTTAGAAGCAGAAAAACTCTGAGCTAAACAAACAATGTAAATGTTTGGAGACAAACAAGAACTGAAGACTACATTTAGTAAAAGTACATTAACATTTCATTACTGTGCTGGACTGTGCAGCATTTTACACAGGGGTGGATTTCTCTTGTCAGTAATTACAGGGGAACTGATTTATGCTAAAGCTTAAAAGTTCAAACAGTCTTGGTGTGATTTTACTCACTCATCTCCTCGACAACTTCTGGGTCACATTCTCTGTACTTCTCCACCTCGGCCTTCAGCTGAGTTCGTTCCTCTCTCAGAgcctgcagctccttcagcagggAGCTTCTCTCTTTCTAAATAGACACAGATCAGTTTATGATaatcattcatttgaatttatgcACTTTATGTTAAAAACACGTAGATCTttccatatatatattaagGAAGTATGTGAAACTCTTCTTACTGTATCTTGACGTCCGACTTTTGCCTTTTCAACAACTTTCTGCAGACTCACTTTTCTCTGTTTGGCATCAGATATCTTAAAAAGAAAACCGCATTAAATGAAATTCAAATATTGATATCAAACTAATTTTAAAATCCAACAGGATTTAACGGGGATTTAATGGGATTTcatgaaacaaatcaaatcagatgTGCTTCATACTATTTTCCGGCGGAGCAGCAGACTTTGtccttttgattttttttttaaatagcaaagAAAAGGCCAGAGGTTATAAccattaaagaagaagaagtttgtcTTAATTTTCtttgattaaacatttaattttttcaccaatttcccagtgAATCATCAGTGGATC
Protein-coding sequences here:
- the mnd1 gene encoding meiotic nuclear division protein 1 homolog, with amino-acid sequence MSKKRGLSLEEKRTRMMEIFFESKDVFQLKDIEKIAPKSKGISPMTVKDVLQSLVDDNMVDCERVGTSNYYWAFPSKALNARKHKLEDLQKQISDAKQRKVSLQKVVEKAKVGRQDTKERSSLLKELQALREERTQLKAEVEKYRECDPEVVEEMRKSNITAKEAVSRWTDNVFAIKSWTKKKFSFDDSRINKAFGIPEDFDYMD